A portion of the Microbacterium hominis genome contains these proteins:
- a CDS encoding methylenetetrahydrofolate reductase, translating into MTIDLSAPPVPISFEVYPPRSESGMVALHETIARLAAVGPRFISVTYGAGGSTGGRSLELLRHILHETHVTPLAHLTCVGSTYAAATALIREFLDAGITSFLALRGDPPAGVSEDEVFLGDLESAAQLVQLIDRVQAERAPYSETAIPGVPDAVRVGRRPRADIAVAAFPNGHPRSRYPTEHIDALLAKQAAGATMAITQLFFHADDYLSFVQRARAAGVGIPILPGIMPITSPSRLRRVLELSGEQLPGELAVALEVETTAEGQRAVGIAHAAGLARDVLAGGAPGVHLYAFNNHDTVLATLGAAGLLSDPRPTAAQEAER; encoded by the coding sequence ATGACGATCGATCTCAGTGCACCCCCTGTGCCCATCTCGTTCGAGGTGTATCCGCCGCGCTCGGAGTCCGGAATGGTCGCCCTGCACGAGACCATCGCGCGGCTGGCCGCGGTCGGGCCGCGTTTCATCTCCGTCACCTACGGGGCGGGCGGATCGACGGGCGGGCGCTCGCTGGAGCTGCTGCGGCACATCCTCCACGAGACGCACGTCACCCCGCTCGCGCACCTCACCTGCGTGGGCAGCACGTACGCGGCCGCGACGGCGCTGATCCGGGAGTTCCTGGATGCCGGGATCACGAGCTTCCTCGCCCTGCGCGGCGATCCGCCCGCCGGCGTGTCGGAGGACGAGGTCTTCCTCGGCGATCTCGAGTCCGCCGCCCAGCTCGTGCAGCTGATCGACCGCGTTCAGGCCGAGCGCGCACCGTACTCCGAGACGGCCATCCCCGGTGTCCCCGACGCGGTGCGCGTGGGGCGGCGTCCGCGCGCCGACATCGCGGTGGCCGCCTTCCCCAACGGCCACCCGCGCTCCCGCTACCCGACGGAGCACATCGACGCGCTCCTGGCCAAGCAGGCCGCCGGTGCGACCATGGCGATCACGCAGCTGTTCTTCCACGCCGATGACTACCTCTCCTTCGTCCAGCGTGCGCGGGCGGCCGGGGTCGGCATCCCGATCCTGCCCGGCATCATGCCGATCACCTCGCCCTCGCGGCTGCGGCGGGTGCTCGAGCTCTCGGGCGAGCAGCTGCCGGGTGAGCTGGCGGTGGCCCTCGAGGTGGAGACGACCGCCGAGGGACAGCGCGCGGTGGGCATCGCCCATGCCGCCGGCCTCGCCCGCGACGTGCTCGCCGGGGGCGCGCCCGGGGTGCACCTCTACGCCTTCAACAACCACGACACGGTGCTCGCCACGCTCGGTGCGGCGGGCCTTCTCTCCGACCCTCGTCCCACCGCTGCTCAGGAGGCAGAACGATGA
- the metE gene encoding 5-methyltetrahydropteroyltriglutamate--homocysteine S-methyltransferase produces the protein MTAPRPSFPSGTILGYPRIGPNRELKRAVEAHWSGTLDATGLEEAASRLRRATRERLIALGLGGTDSSIPESFSFYDQVLDAALSVGALPERFAHRREPDGTIGSAAMFAAARGEGDAAPLEMTKWFDTNYHYLVPEIGPETVFALSNDRFARQVAEAKADGVSVRPVLVGPVTLLALAKATDAAPAGFDPLTRLGDVVAAYRDLLRALRAAGAEWVQLDEPALVSESLPAGPGALAAAADRAYAELGGHADRPAILVSAGYAQLSPEGWRALAAAPIEAIALDLTRGDVPEQVAGLEGKTLVGGVIDGRNIWRGDLDLAWQKLERLSARGAASIAVGTSTSLQHVPHDVSGETDLDPRLVTWLAFADQKTEQVVTLARGLRDGRDAIALELAAAAAALADRASAPGVHDGAVRPRTASLAAADFARTDYETRAQAQDAALGLPVLPTTTIGSFPQTGDIRRARARFSRGELAADQYDSFLRDEIARVVALQEDLGLDVLVHGEAERNDMVQYFAENLDGFAVTRNGWVQSYGSRATRPSILWGDVSRPAPITVGWSTYAQSLTDKPMKGMLTGPVTILAWSFVRDDQALAETANQVALALRDELADLEAAGIGVIQVDEPALRELLPLKRADQPAYLAWSVDSFRLATSGVSPQTQVHTHLCYSEFDVVIDAIAALDADVTSIEAARSRGEVIGDIARSGFAAGVGPGVYDIHSPRVPSVDEVGALLDRAVADLPLRRVWVNPDCGLKTRGYDETVASLRNLVTAARAGREKVGAPV, from the coding sequence ATGACCGCTCCCCGCCCGTCCTTCCCGTCCGGCACGATCCTCGGCTATCCGCGCATCGGCCCGAACCGCGAGCTCAAGCGCGCCGTCGAGGCGCACTGGTCGGGAACCCTCGACGCGACCGGCCTCGAAGAGGCCGCGTCGCGACTGCGCCGCGCCACCCGCGAGCGCCTGATCGCCCTCGGTCTGGGCGGGACGGATTCGTCGATCCCCGAGTCGTTCTCCTTCTACGACCAGGTGCTGGATGCCGCCCTGAGCGTGGGCGCGCTGCCCGAGCGCTTCGCGCACCGCCGGGAGCCCGACGGCACCATCGGGTCGGCGGCGATGTTCGCGGCGGCGCGCGGCGAGGGCGACGCCGCCCCGCTCGAGATGACCAAGTGGTTCGACACCAACTACCACTACCTCGTGCCGGAGATCGGGCCCGAGACGGTGTTCGCCCTCTCCAACGACCGCTTCGCGCGACAGGTCGCCGAGGCGAAGGCCGACGGCGTCTCGGTGCGCCCCGTGCTGGTCGGGCCGGTCACCCTCCTGGCGCTGGCGAAGGCGACGGATGCCGCGCCGGCCGGCTTCGACCCGCTGACGCGTCTGGGCGACGTGGTGGCGGCCTATCGCGACCTGCTCCGCGCGCTGCGGGCGGCGGGCGCCGAATGGGTGCAGCTGGACGAGCCGGCGCTGGTGAGCGAGAGCCTGCCCGCCGGGCCCGGCGCGCTCGCCGCTGCCGCGGACCGGGCCTACGCGGAGCTGGGCGGCCACGCGGACCGGCCCGCGATCCTCGTCTCCGCCGGCTACGCGCAGCTGTCGCCCGAGGGCTGGCGCGCGCTGGCCGCGGCGCCCATCGAGGCGATCGCCCTCGACCTCACGCGCGGCGATGTGCCCGAGCAGGTGGCCGGCCTCGAGGGGAAGACCCTCGTCGGCGGCGTGATCGACGGGCGCAACATCTGGCGCGGCGACCTCGACCTCGCCTGGCAGAAGCTCGAGCGCCTGTCGGCGCGGGGTGCGGCATCCATCGCCGTCGGCACCTCGACGTCGCTGCAGCACGTTCCGCACGACGTCAGCGGTGAGACCGACCTCGATCCGCGACTGGTGACCTGGCTCGCGTTCGCCGACCAGAAGACGGAGCAGGTCGTCACGCTCGCCCGCGGACTGCGCGACGGGCGCGACGCCATCGCTCTCGAGCTCGCGGCGGCGGCCGCCGCGCTCGCGGACCGCGCGAGCGCTCCGGGGGTGCATGACGGAGCGGTGCGTCCGCGCACCGCGTCGCTCGCTGCGGCCGACTTCGCGCGCACCGACTACGAGACCCGCGCGCAGGCGCAGGATGCGGCGCTGGGGCTCCCGGTGCTGCCGACCACGACGATCGGCTCGTTCCCCCAGACCGGGGACATCCGGCGCGCCCGCGCGCGCTTCTCCCGCGGCGAGCTCGCCGCCGACCAGTACGACAGCTTCCTCCGCGACGAGATCGCCCGCGTCGTGGCGCTGCAGGAGGACCTCGGTCTCGACGTGCTCGTGCACGGCGAGGCGGAGCGCAACGACATGGTGCAGTACTTCGCGGAGAACCTCGACGGCTTCGCGGTCACCCGCAACGGGTGGGTCCAGTCCTACGGCTCGCGCGCGACGCGTCCGTCCATCCTGTGGGGCGACGTGTCGCGGCCCGCGCCGATCACCGTCGGCTGGTCGACCTACGCGCAGTCACTGACAGACAAGCCCATGAAGGGCATGCTCACCGGTCCGGTCACGATCCTCGCGTGGTCGTTCGTGCGCGACGACCAGGCGCTGGCCGAGACCGCGAACCAGGTGGCCCTCGCGCTGCGCGACGAGCTCGCCGATCTCGAGGCCGCCGGCATCGGCGTGATCCAGGTCGATGAGCCGGCGCTGCGGGAGCTCCTCCCGCTGAAGCGGGCGGACCAGCCGGCTTACCTGGCGTGGTCGGTCGACTCCTTCCGGCTGGCGACTTCGGGTGTGTCGCCGCAGACGCAGGTGCACACCCACCTGTGCTATTCGGAGTTCGACGTGGTGATCGACGCCATCGCCGCCCTCGACGCGGATGTCACCTCCATCGAGGCGGCCCGCAGCCGCGGCGAGGTGATCGGCGACATCGCGCGCTCGGGATTCGCCGCGGGGGTCGGCCCCGGCGTCTACGACATCCACTCGCCGCGGGTGCCGTCCGTCGACGAGGTCGGGGCCCTGCTCGACCGCGCGGTGGCCGATCTGCCGCTGCGCCGCGTCTGGGTCAATCCCGACTGCGGGCTCAAGACGCGTGGCTACGACGAGACCGTGGCCTCGCTGCGCAACCTCGTGACCGCCGCGCGGGCCGGTCGCGAGAAGGTGGGCGCGCCGGTCTAG
- a CDS encoding class I SAM-dependent methyltransferase, whose translation MGSDHYFSASPASAENLRRVRVALAGRDLEVTTARGVFSPDHVDHGTGVLLANAPAPPPGGHLLDLGCGWGPIALTLAMESPHATIWAVDVNERALDLVRRNAEDLGLSNINASLPEDVPDGISFRTIRSNPPIRVGKSELHSLLERWIPRLDERSDAWLVVQRNLGSDSLQRWMAGTFENGYSVHRAATGRGFRVLRVRRHGSPPSGPIDLP comes from the coding sequence ATGGGGAGCGACCACTACTTCAGCGCGTCCCCCGCCAGCGCCGAGAATCTGCGACGCGTCCGCGTCGCGTTGGCCGGGCGAGACCTCGAGGTGACGACCGCGCGGGGCGTGTTCAGCCCCGACCACGTCGACCACGGCACCGGGGTGCTCCTGGCCAACGCGCCGGCCCCGCCGCCGGGAGGTCACCTTCTCGATCTCGGCTGCGGCTGGGGACCGATCGCATTGACGCTGGCGATGGAATCGCCGCACGCGACGATCTGGGCTGTCGATGTGAATGAGCGGGCACTCGATCTGGTTCGCCGCAACGCGGAGGATCTGGGCCTGTCGAACATCAACGCGTCGTTACCCGAGGATGTTCCCGACGGGATCTCGTTCCGCACGATCCGCTCCAATCCGCCGATCCGGGTCGGCAAGAGCGAGCTGCACAGTCTGCTCGAGCGCTGGATCCCCCGACTCGACGAGAGGTCCGACGCCTGGCTGGTCGTGCAGCGCAATCTCGGCTCGGACTCCCTCCAGCGCTGGATGGCGGGAACGTTCGAGAACGGGTACAGCGTGCATCGCGCCGCGACCGGTCGCGGGTTCCGCGTGCTGCGCGTGCGCCGGCACGGATCGCCGCCGAGCGGCCCGATCGACCTGCCGTAG
- the dapF gene encoding diaminopimelate epimerase → MPQTIAFTKGHGTGNDFVIVPDPDGALDLSDDQVAVLCDRRFGIGGDGILRVVRAGSIDDGADAAASGVEWFMDYRNADGSQAEMCGNGVRVFVRYLVDVGWAEVDAAPLRIGTRAGVKTVTRSDLGFEVDLGTWRVEADDVLVRTRGGGAPRPGVGIDVGNPHVVVALPDDRELEGLDLAAQPQLHPEPPAGANIEFVVPADPLVHEGVGRIRMRVFERGVGETLSCGTGVAAAALAVRHWAGSAAPDRWSVDVPGGTLGVRMPEVGAERHVLLSGPATLVYSGEVTLA, encoded by the coding sequence ATGCCGCAGACGATCGCGTTCACCAAGGGCCACGGCACGGGAAACGACTTCGTGATCGTCCCTGACCCCGACGGAGCGCTCGACCTCTCCGACGATCAGGTCGCGGTGCTCTGCGACCGGCGCTTCGGCATCGGCGGCGACGGCATCCTGCGGGTGGTGCGCGCGGGCAGCATCGACGACGGGGCCGACGCCGCGGCGTCCGGGGTCGAATGGTTCATGGACTACCGCAACGCCGACGGCTCTCAGGCCGAGATGTGCGGCAACGGCGTGCGGGTGTTCGTCCGCTACCTGGTCGACGTCGGCTGGGCGGAGGTGGATGCCGCGCCGCTGCGCATCGGCACGCGCGCCGGTGTCAAGACGGTGACCCGCAGCGATCTCGGCTTCGAAGTCGACCTCGGCACCTGGCGGGTGGAGGCCGATGATGTGCTCGTGCGCACGCGCGGTGGGGGAGCGCCCCGCCCCGGTGTCGGCATCGACGTCGGCAACCCCCACGTCGTGGTGGCCCTGCCCGACGACCGCGAGCTCGAGGGGCTCGATCTGGCCGCCCAGCCTCAGCTGCACCCGGAGCCGCCGGCGGGAGCGAACATCGAATTCGTCGTGCCGGCCGACCCGCTGGTGCACGAGGGTGTGGGCCGCATCCGCATGCGGGTGTTCGAGCGCGGCGTGGGGGAGACCCTCAGCTGCGGCACCGGCGTCGCTGCGGCCGCCCTCGCGGTGCGTCACTGGGCGGGATCGGCCGCGCCCGACCGCTGGAGCGTCGACGTTCCCGGCGGCACCCTCGGGGTGCGGATGCCGGAGGTCGGCGCAGAGCGGCACGTGCTGCTCTCGGGCCCCGCGACCCTCGTCTACTCGGGCGAGGTCACCCTCGCCTGA
- a CDS encoding S9 family peptidase, producing the protein MSSASPYGSWPSPLSAADVAASSPRIEGARFVGDEVWWGETVPHEGGRTTVRRREGDAPAAEVLPMPWSARSRVHEYGGGAWTATDDGTLLFVEKSDQRIYAMRPGDAPRALTPPADDTRYGGLTWQQGTLIAVQEVHGDGPVPRRALVSVGLGETSRVTELVADSVFLAQPALSPGATHLAWVAWDHPHMPWDRTEVRVGRLEEGTVIEWTTVVGGGAAETAPLQPAWLGPDDLLVVDDPTGRWNLWRVHLSADLARRPVAPADADTGGALWGLGLRWHTPISGGRIVAVRTDGADEIAIVDAATGAVAPVSTPLTSDVNIEDASGSRVLVTGSGAEVSAGLWVLDADRPDVLVEVAGGRAPWGREWMPRPQSERYDGPHGVVHAFRYPPTNPDVVGPDDERPPYILFVHGGPTGKVGPAASARIAYFTSRGIGVLDVNYGGSTGYGRAYRERLRGQWGVVDVDDVIAVARGAAAAGHADPARLAIAGGSAGGWTVLCAVTRSDVFAAGISRYGVADLRRLAADTHDFEARYLDSMVGPLPEAEHRYIERSPLSRLESLQTPMLLEQGLDDLVVPPSQSEAVRDALAANGVAHRYLAFEGEGHGFRRADTVVQTLEAEIAFLGSILGFTPAGSVDLASV; encoded by the coding sequence ATGTCATCGGCGTCGCCCTATGGTTCCTGGCCCTCTCCGCTGTCCGCAGCCGACGTCGCCGCATCGTCGCCTCGCATCGAGGGCGCCCGCTTCGTGGGTGACGAGGTGTGGTGGGGCGAGACCGTGCCGCACGAGGGCGGACGGACGACCGTGCGGCGGCGCGAGGGCGACGCTCCTGCCGCCGAGGTGCTGCCGATGCCGTGGAGCGCACGTTCTCGCGTGCACGAATACGGCGGCGGCGCCTGGACCGCGACCGACGACGGCACGCTGCTGTTCGTGGAGAAGTCCGACCAGCGCATCTACGCGATGCGCCCCGGCGACGCACCCCGCGCCCTCACCCCGCCCGCCGACGACACGCGCTACGGCGGGCTCACCTGGCAGCAGGGCACGCTCATCGCGGTGCAGGAGGTGCACGGCGACGGCCCCGTTCCCCGTCGCGCGCTCGTGTCGGTGGGGCTCGGCGAGACATCGCGGGTGACCGAGCTGGTCGCCGACAGCGTCTTCCTCGCGCAGCCCGCCCTCTCCCCCGGAGCCACGCATCTCGCCTGGGTGGCCTGGGATCACCCCCACATGCCGTGGGACCGCACCGAGGTGCGGGTGGGCCGGCTCGAAGAAGGCACCGTCATCGAATGGACCACCGTCGTCGGCGGCGGCGCGGCCGAGACGGCGCCGCTGCAGCCCGCCTGGCTCGGCCCCGACGACCTCCTGGTCGTCGACGACCCGACCGGACGCTGGAACCTCTGGCGCGTGCACCTGTCGGCCGATCTCGCCCGCCGCCCGGTCGCCCCCGCCGACGCCGACACCGGCGGCGCGCTGTGGGGGCTCGGACTGCGGTGGCACACGCCGATCTCCGGCGGCCGCATCGTCGCGGTGCGCACCGACGGCGCCGATGAGATCGCGATCGTGGATGCCGCCACCGGCGCGGTCGCACCCGTGTCGACACCTCTCACCTCGGATGTGAACATCGAGGACGCCTCCGGCTCCCGGGTGCTGGTGACAGGATCGGGCGCCGAGGTGTCCGCCGGGCTCTGGGTGCTCGACGCCGATCGGCCCGACGTGCTCGTCGAGGTCGCGGGCGGCCGTGCCCCGTGGGGACGCGAGTGGATGCCACGCCCGCAGTCCGAACGCTACGACGGCCCCCATGGTGTCGTCCACGCGTTCCGGTACCCGCCGACCAATCCCGACGTGGTCGGCCCCGACGACGAGCGCCCGCCCTACATCCTCTTCGTGCACGGCGGGCCCACCGGCAAGGTGGGACCGGCCGCCAGCGCGAGGATCGCCTACTTCACCAGCCGCGGAATCGGCGTGCTCGATGTGAACTACGGCGGCTCGACCGGGTACGGGCGCGCCTACCGCGAGCGGCTGCGGGGTCAGTGGGGGGTTGTCGACGTGGACGACGTGATCGCTGTGGCCCGCGGTGCGGCCGCCGCCGGCCACGCCGATCCCGCACGTCTGGCCATTGCGGGCGGCTCGGCCGGCGGCTGGACGGTGCTGTGCGCGGTCACCCGGTCCGACGTCTTCGCGGCCGGCATCAGCCGGTACGGCGTGGCCGACCTCCGCCGCCTCGCCGCCGACACGCACGACTTCGAAGCGCGGTATCTCGACAGCATGGTGGGGCCGCTCCCCGAGGCCGAGCATCGGTACATCGAACGCTCACCGCTGTCGCGACTGGAGAGTCTGCAGACGCCGATGCTCCTCGAACAGGGCCTCGACGACCTCGTCGTGCCGCCCTCGCAGTCCGAGGCGGTGCGCGACGCCCTCGCCGCGAACGGCGTCGCGCACCGATACCTCGCGTTCGAGGGCGAGGGCCACGGCTTCCGCCGCGCCGACACCGTCGTGCAGACCCTGGAGGCGGAGATCGCGTTCCTGGGGAGCATCCTCGGGTTCACCCCGGCCGGTTCGGTCGACCTCGCCTCGGTGTAG
- the hflX gene encoding GTPase HflX yields the protein MTDTTTPHSTDETPIDPVDRVLARADGRSGVRVSVFSEGGAAQALQDTTTAAGGDADGEQWDREERAALRRVPGLSTELEDVTEVEYRQLRLENVVLVGVHPQGETENAENSLRELAALSETAGAVVLDGVLQRRPHPDPATYVGRGKAEELRDIVAAVGADTVIADTELAPSQRRALEDVVKVKVIDRTTVILDIFSQHAKSREGKAQVELAQLEYLLPRLRGWGDSMSRQAGGQVGAGGAGMGSRGPGETKIELDRRRIRTRMAMLRRQIRDFAPARDAKRAERKRNTIPSVAIAGYTNAGKSSLLNRLTSAGVLVENALFATLDATVRRTQTADGRVFTLTDTVGFVRNLPHQLVEAFRSTLEEVGQADVIVHVVDGSHPDPAAQLATVRDVIGDVGAREIPEIVVFNKADLVDDDTRLLLRGLVPGALFVSSRTGEGIAQLRELVEETLPLPAVELRVLVPYDRGDLVSAVHEQGIIVSQSHEESGTEIHAHVSAHLAARLSRYAL from the coding sequence ATGACCGACACCACGACACCCCACAGCACCGACGAGACGCCGATCGACCCGGTGGATCGGGTGCTCGCGCGAGCCGACGGGCGTTCCGGGGTGCGGGTCAGCGTCTTCTCCGAGGGTGGCGCCGCACAGGCGCTGCAGGACACGACGACGGCCGCCGGCGGCGATGCCGACGGCGAGCAGTGGGACCGCGAAGAGCGTGCCGCGCTGCGGCGCGTGCCGGGTCTTTCCACCGAGCTCGAGGACGTCACCGAGGTCGAGTACCGGCAGCTGCGACTCGAGAACGTGGTGCTGGTGGGCGTGCACCCGCAGGGTGAGACCGAGAACGCCGAGAACTCGCTGCGCGAGCTCGCCGCGCTCTCGGAGACCGCCGGGGCGGTCGTGCTCGACGGTGTGCTCCAGCGTCGGCCGCATCCGGATCCGGCGACGTACGTCGGCCGCGGAAAGGCCGAGGAGCTGCGCGACATCGTCGCCGCCGTCGGCGCCGACACCGTGATCGCCGACACCGAGCTCGCGCCCAGCCAGCGCCGTGCGCTCGAAGACGTGGTGAAGGTCAAGGTCATCGACCGCACCACCGTCATCCTCGATATCTTCAGCCAGCACGCGAAGAGCCGCGAGGGCAAGGCCCAGGTCGAGCTCGCGCAGCTCGAATACCTTCTGCCGCGCCTGCGCGGCTGGGGTGACTCGATGAGCCGTCAGGCCGGTGGCCAGGTCGGCGCCGGCGGCGCGGGCATGGGCTCGCGCGGTCCCGGTGAGACGAAGATCGAGCTCGACCGTCGTCGCATCCGCACCCGCATGGCGATGCTGCGCCGTCAGATCCGAGATTTCGCTCCCGCCCGCGACGCCAAGCGCGCCGAGCGCAAGCGCAACACGATCCCGTCCGTCGCGATCGCCGGCTACACGAACGCCGGCAAGTCGAGCCTGCTCAACCGGCTCACCAGCGCCGGGGTGCTCGTCGAGAACGCGCTGTTCGCGACGCTGGATGCCACGGTGCGGCGCACCCAGACGGCGGACGGCCGGGTCTTCACCCTCACCGACACCGTCGGCTTCGTGCGCAACCTCCCGCACCAGCTGGTGGAGGCGTTCCGCTCGACGCTCGAGGAGGTCGGCCAGGCCGACGTCATCGTGCACGTCGTCGACGGCTCGCACCCCGACCCCGCGGCCCAGCTGGCGACGGTGCGCGATGTCATCGGCGATGTCGGAGCCCGCGAGATCCCCGAGATCGTCGTCTTCAACAAGGCGGACCTGGTCGACGACGACACGCGACTGCTGCTGCGCGGTCTGGTGCCCGGTGCGCTGTTCGTGTCGTCGCGCACGGGCGAGGGGATCGCGCAGCTGCGCGAGCTGGTCGAGGAGACGCTCCCTCTTCCCGCCGTCGAACTGCGCGTGCTCGTGCCCTACGACCGCGGCGACCTCGTCTCGGCGGTGCACGAGCAGGGCATCATCGTGTCGCAGTCGCACGAGGAGAGCGGCACGGAGATCCACGCGCACGTCTCGGCGCACCTCGCTGCGCGTCTGTCGCGCTACGCGCTCTGA